A single Candidatus Sulfotelmatobacter sp. DNA region contains:
- a CDS encoding (2Fe-2S)-binding protein yields MSETFRITLHVNGRRRRVTAPPMKRLLDVLREDCGLSGAKEGCGEGECGACSVLIDGRSVCSCLVSAAQAEGSRITTVEGLAKGATLSRLQREFVEHGAAQCGICTPGMLITSTELLRRSRGRVPSEDEVREALAGNLCRCTGYQKIVDAVRAAARGGTRPRAAARSRGRKPRAR; encoded by the coding sequence GTGAGCGAGACCTTCCGCATCACGCTCCACGTCAACGGCCGGCGCCGTCGAGTCACGGCGCCGCCGATGAAGCGCCTGCTCGACGTGCTGCGCGAGGATTGCGGGCTCAGCGGCGCCAAGGAGGGCTGCGGCGAGGGCGAATGCGGAGCGTGCAGCGTGCTGATCGACGGCCGCTCGGTGTGCTCGTGCCTGGTGTCGGCCGCGCAGGCCGAGGGTTCGCGCATCACGACCGTCGAAGGGCTGGCGAAGGGCGCCACCCTGTCGCGCCTGCAGCGCGAGTTCGTCGAACACGGCGCCGCGCAATGCGGCATCTGCACCCCGGGCATGCTGATCACTTCCACCGAACTGCTGCGGCGCTCGCGCGGTCGCGTTCCGAGCGAAGACGAGGTGCGCGAGGCGCTGGCCGGGAATCTCTGCCGCTGCACCGGCTACCAGAAGATCGTGGACGCGGTGCGCGCGGCGGCACGCGGCGGCACGCGGCCACGCGCGGCGGCGCGCTCGCGCGGCCGGAAGCCACGCGCGCGATGA
- a CDS encoding xanthine dehydrogenase family protein subunit M has product MRSALSALELSRPRRLDEALELMAMRDRPTPLAGGTDLYVYLNAGTLSATRFMDVTRVAELKRLRVAREAVTIGGGVTFRELREHAAIRRRFPSLAAAAAEVGAWQIQNRATLAGNVANASPAGDSLPVLLAHDAVVQVRSLRGGRDIPFAELYRGYRDLALEPDELITAITLPEPPRGARAFFRKVGTRRAQSISKVVFAGVIALERGRVTHARLAYGSMAPVPARARHAEAALLGRALTTAAAAEARESLARDLVPIDDIRSDREYRMNVAGNLLERFLHPLLKPA; this is encoded by the coding sequence ATGAGATCCGCGCTCTCGGCGCTCGAGCTCTCGAGGCCGCGCCGGCTCGATGAAGCGCTCGAGCTGATGGCGATGCGCGACCGCCCCACGCCGCTGGCCGGCGGCACCGATCTCTACGTCTATCTCAACGCCGGCACGCTCTCCGCCACGCGCTTCATGGACGTGACGCGTGTCGCCGAGCTGAAACGCCTGCGAGTGGCGCGCGAGGCGGTGACGATCGGCGGCGGCGTCACGTTTCGCGAGCTTCGCGAGCATGCCGCGATCCGGCGGCGATTTCCTTCGCTGGCGGCCGCGGCCGCGGAGGTCGGCGCGTGGCAGATCCAGAACCGCGCCACCCTCGCCGGCAATGTCGCCAACGCCTCGCCGGCCGGGGATTCGCTGCCCGTGCTGCTCGCTCATGACGCGGTGGTGCAGGTCCGATCGCTGCGCGGCGGCCGCGACATCCCGTTCGCCGAGCTCTATCGGGGCTATCGGGACCTCGCGCTCGAGCCCGACGAGCTGATTACGGCGATTACGCTGCCCGAGCCGCCGCGCGGCGCTCGCGCATTCTTCCGCAAAGTGGGAACGCGGCGAGCGCAGAGCATCTCGAAGGTGGTGTTCGCAGGAGTGATCGCGCTGGAGCGCGGGCGCGTGACGCACGCGCGTCTGGCCTACGGCAGCATGGCGCCGGTGCCGGCGCGCGCGCGGCATGCGGAAGCAGCGCTGCTGGGTCGCGCGCTCACCACGGCGGCGGCCGCCGAAGCTCGAGAATCGCTGGCCCGGGACCTCGTTCCAATCGACGACATCCGCTCGGATCGGGAGTACCGCATGAACGTCGCCGGCAACCTGCTCGAGCGGTTCCTGCATCCGCTCCTGAAGCCGGCCTGA